Proteins found in one Macrobrachium nipponense isolate FS-2020 chromosome 4, ASM1510439v2, whole genome shotgun sequence genomic segment:
- the LOC135210734 gene encoding dr1-associated corepressor homolog, whose protein sequence is MKACVLFLAVALATAQRFDQRRELTTAVRLAGPGFFQQGASFAGRSSFDDSNNVDQQTRSFSTFDNNNNFQNQNNNLQSTSFAGDRNFGSSQSFQNDNQFQSGTASFQGNQQNRFASLDSSNQNQFQNRQFQQNQQNTFSSNDFQQNRNSQFQSLSSINNFPPNRFQDTFNQQNSQNQFQNSFDRENSRNRITLLDNVQLTPSTRFQSASGQLQSSGISFQANRNQQNQFQQSNLNQRNFESNFRSNNNNRFFSGSQSQSGALFRSGSSSSEFNGEFDGVFEPLNLPSGASALLGSISTSFSCADRPYGYYADQQNSCRVFHVCNPYLFSDGQVQTYQYSFMCGEGTIFDQNEMTCKAEFEATHCQEAQNFYFRNEQFGRPEEKSF, encoded by the exons ATGAAGGCCTGTGTTCTAT TTCTTGCAGTTGCCCTTGCAACCGCTCAGCGGTTCGACCAGAGACGTGAACTCACCACAGCCGTCAGACTTGCTGGTCCTGGATTCTTCCAGCAAGGAGCCTCTTTCGCTGGTCGTTCTTCCTTCGACGACAGCAACAACGTCGACCAACAGACAAGATCTTTCTCCACTTTTGACAACAACAATAACTTCCAGAATCAAAACAATAATTTGCAGTCAACCTCTTTTGCTGGAGACAGGAACTTTGGTTCGTCCCAGTCTTTCCAGAATGATAACCAGTTCCAGTCTGGAACGGCATCTTTCCAAGGGAATCAACAAAACCGGTTCGCTTCATTGGATTCCAGTAACCAGAATCAGTTCCAGAACCGTCAATTCCAGCAGAATCAACAAAACACATTTTCCTCCAACGATTTTCAGCAAAATAGAAATAGCCAGTTCCAGTCTCTCAGTTCCATAAATAATTTCCCCCCGAACCGTTTCCAGGATACTTTTAACCAGCAAAATTCCCAGAACCAGTTCCAGAATTCTTTTGACAGAGAAAACTCCAGGAATAGGATCACTTTGCTGGATAATGTCCAGCTAACTCCCTCTACTCGTTTCCAGAGTGCCTCTGGACAGCTGCAGTCTTCTGGAATCTCCTTCCAGGCTAACAGAAACCAGCAGAACCAATTCCAGCAGTCAAACCTTAACCAGAGAAACTTTGAAAGCAACTTCCGTTCAAATAACAACAACCGATTCTTCAGTGGAAGTCAGTCTCAGTCTGGTGCTCTCTTCCGATCAGGTTCTTCTTCCAGCGAATTTAATGGAGAATTTGACGGTGTTTTCGAACCCTTGAACCTTCCCTCTGGAGCCAGTGCTTTGCTTGGAAGCATCTCCACTTCCTTCAGCTGTGCTGACAGACCTTATGGATACTACGCTGACCAGCAGAACTCATGCCGTGTCTTCCACGTCTGCAATCCTTATCTCTTCTCCGATGGACAAGTTCAGACTTACCAGTACAG CTTCATGTGCGGCGAGGGCACCATCTTTGACCAGAACGAGATGACCTGCAAGGCAGAATTCGAGGCAACACACTGTCAGGAGGCCCAGAACTTCTACTTCAGGAACGAACAATTTGGTCGCCCAGAGGAAAAATCATTCTAA
- the LOC135211281 gene encoding probable serine/threonine-protein kinase DDB_G0278845 has product MYCCSCSFVAGQQFQQSLEFNNPAVRLAGPGFFQQGGSLSSRFSFDNSRNNQFQNRGSIAQFSPLSNNRDSESIVSFQNENQFQFGGISFQQNQQNTFNSLDNENRDRFQAQSLQQNPQNIFSTGAFQQDGGNQFQSSSSLSSSQINDGFSLGLTQGLSSSQPQTFTDNQQDSRSNRPTAINVQLTPSVRFQDQQITGTSFQSNRNQQNNDNRFQQTSFTGTRFVNNNNNNNNNNIQFNTNSQVSSTSQLQSSNRRQLNAASSLSQFTDEVNGVFEPLNLPSGATLLLGRISSSFSCADRPYGYYADQENSCRVFHVCNPALFSDGKIETYQYSFMCGEGTVFDQDELTCKVEYDATPCQEAANFYFRNEQFGRLEDRNF; this is encoded by the exons CTGTTGCAGTTGCTCTTTCGTTGCTGGACAACAGTTCCAGCAGAGTCTGGAATTCAACAACCCAGCTGTCAGACTTGCTGGTCCAGGATTCTTCCAGCAAGGAGGTTCATTAAGTTCTAGATTCAGTTTTGATAACAGTAGAAACAATCAGTTCCAAAATCGAGGATCAATTGCTCAGTTCAGTCCTCTTTCGAACAATAGAGACTCTGAGTCGATTGTGAGTTTCCAGAATGAAAATCAATTCCAGTTTGGAGGAATATCTTTCCAGCAGAACCAACAAAATACTTTCAATTCATTGGATAATGAAAACCGAGATCGGTTCCAGGCTCAATCCCTTCAacaaaatccacaaaatatattCTCCACTGGCGCATTCCAGCAAGACGGTGGTAATCAATTCCAGTCTTCCAGCAGTTTAAGCTCATCTCAAATCAACGATGGCTTCAGCTTAGGTTTAACCCAAGGACTTTCTTCCAGTCAGCCTCAGACTTTCACTGACAACCAACAGGACTCAAGAAGTAACCGTCCCACAGCAATAAACGTCCAGTTGACACCCTCAGTTCGCTTCCAGGACCAGCAAATAACCGGAACATCCTTCCAGTCCAACAGGAATCAACAGAACAATGATAATCGATTCCAGCAAACTAGCTTCACTGGAACAAGGTtcgtaaacaacaacaataacaacaacaacaacaacatccagTTCAACACCAACAGCCAGGTGTCATCCACAAGCCAATTGCAGTCCAGCAACAGACGGCAGCTGAACGCGGCTTCCTCCCTCAGCCAGTTCACTGACGAGGTCAACGGCGTCTTCGAGCCTTTGAACCTGCCGTCGGGCGCCACCCTTTTGCTGGGCAGGATCTCGTCCTCCTTCAGCTGCGCCGACAGACCTTATGGTTACTACGCTGACCAAGAGAACTCGTGTCGTGTCTTCCACGTCTGCAACCCTGCTCTGTTCTCTGACGGAAAGATCGAGACCTACCAGTACAG CTTCATGTGTGGCGAAGGAACAGTCTTTGACCAAGACGAGTTGACCTGCAAAGTGGAGTATGACGCAACGCCCTGCCAAGAGGCTGCCAACTTCTACTTCAGAAACGAGCAATTCGGTCGTTTGGAGGACAGGAATTTCTAA